A single window of Pectobacterium parmentieri DNA harbors:
- a CDS encoding SMI1/KNR4 family protein, with product MNIKDACLILNEWVFLSNGVMIDIGADEKYSFTRNAYLSESELSFFENESKIKLPDEYKEFLIAVGSVDIFVGEVSSGIEILSPFDVKKFSKSVFENYGDDLFPNLFLTTSIPKLGYFGGFLLDGDLGNNYGVFYPETPPELWIEECDFISFNDWIVRLIEFKSKKI from the coding sequence ATGAATATTAAAGATGCTTGTTTAATATTAAATGAGTGGGTTTTTCTGAGTAATGGCGTGATGATAGATATCGGTGCTGATGAGAAATACTCTTTTACCAGAAATGCTTATTTAAGTGAGAGTGAGTTATCGTTTTTTGAGAACGAAAGTAAAATTAAATTACCTGATGAGTATAAGGAGTTTTTAATTGCAGTCGGTTCTGTCGATATTTTCGTTGGTGAAGTCAGTTCAGGTATAGAAATACTATCACCTTTTGATGTAAAAAAATTCTCAAAATCTGTTTTTGAGAATTATGGTGATGATTTATTTCCAAATTTATTTTTAACCACATCTATACCAAAACTTGGCTATTTTGGTGGTTTTTTATTAGATGGTGATTTAGGAAATAATTACGGAGTGTTTTATCCAGAAACTCCACCAGAGTTGTGGATAGAAGAGTGTGATTTTATATCATTTAATGACTGGATTGTTAGATTGATTGAGTTTAAGTCAAAGAAAATATAA
- a CDS encoding TauD/TfdA dioxygenase family protein: MNCRIELLSPFGALLTPVEAGQSIVTLPIDTLRELAREHHLLVLRGFSSGFSDPETLTEYAGHWGEIMMWPFGAILDVKEHAGTKDHIFDNSYVPLHWDGMYKPTIPEFQLFHCVSAPGQDQGGRTTFVDTTRLLAEADAQLVDEWRRVSITYRIKAVVHYGGEVTSPLIIPHPNGVGEIMRYNEPPTEGERFLNQHALEYHNVTPEAQSAFSQTLRQHLYDPRYYYAHKWLQSDVVIADNFSLLHGREAFTAHSARHLQRVHIQGTPVCVNTCIDNAA, encoded by the coding sequence ATGAACTGTCGCATTGAACTGCTTTCCCCTTTTGGTGCGTTGTTGACGCCTGTTGAAGCAGGGCAGAGCATCGTCACACTGCCAATTGATACACTGCGTGAACTCGCTCGAGAGCATCATCTTCTGGTATTACGCGGATTTTCTTCTGGTTTTTCCGATCCTGAAACGTTGACTGAGTATGCTGGCCACTGGGGGGAAATCATGATGTGGCCTTTCGGAGCGATACTGGATGTGAAGGAGCATGCGGGTACCAAAGATCATATCTTTGATAACAGCTATGTACCGCTACACTGGGATGGGATGTACAAACCTACTATCCCCGAATTTCAACTGTTCCACTGCGTTTCCGCTCCGGGGCAGGATCAAGGTGGACGTACCACTTTCGTTGATACCACGCGCTTGTTGGCAGAGGCCGACGCACAGTTAGTCGATGAATGGCGTCGTGTTTCAATTACTTATCGTATTAAAGCCGTTGTACATTATGGCGGCGAAGTCACCTCTCCATTAATCATTCCTCATCCTAACGGCGTTGGGGAGATTATGCGCTATAACGAACCGCCGACCGAAGGGGAGCGTTTCCTTAACCAACATGCGCTGGAATACCATAATGTCACGCCGGAAGCGCAAAGCGCATTTAGCCAGACGCTACGGCAGCATTTGTACGATCCTCGTTATTATTATGCGCATAAATGGCTACAAAGTGATGTTGTGATAGCCGACAACTTCTCGCTGCTGCATGGACGTGAAGCCTTTACGGCTCATTCAGCTCGTCATCTGCAACGTGTGCATATTCAGGGCACTCCAGTTTGCGTGAATACTTGCATTGATAACGCGGCATAA
- a CDS encoding barstar family protein: MSLHFFQADGFTGLVNRYKSHGYVTISAYFNQAKNIYDVFDEIKASLPLDPPLYSLCNFDAFSDSLFGGLDSLGEHKICVFLVDLKNALKNDDENYSVILDILSDNVSYLKTEGRQVFFFIS; encoded by the coding sequence ATGTCTTTGCATTTTTTCCAAGCAGATGGGTTTACTGGGCTAGTCAATAGATATAAAAGCCACGGGTATGTGACAATTAGCGCCTATTTTAATCAGGCGAAAAACATCTATGATGTATTTGATGAAATAAAAGCATCGCTACCTTTGGACCCGCCCCTTTATAGCCTATGTAATTTTGATGCTTTTTCTGATTCCCTTTTTGGGGGATTGGATTCTCTCGGGGAGCATAAAATATGTGTTTTCCTTGTTGATCTAAAAAATGCTCTTAAAAATGACGATGAAAATTATAGCGTTATCCTAGATATTCTTTCTGATAACGTTTCTTACCTTAAGACAGAAGGGCGGCAAGTTTTTTTCTTTATTAGTTAA
- a CDS encoding tetratricopeptide repeat protein, whose amino-acid sequence MMKYKKLLLVLSACWLASCQAPVTSLPESELVASANRGNGEAQYHLAKTLAARAQYTEAMQWMQKASGLSELPGNAEMRAAAALQVGDWYQAGLGAPKNSPFARRWWTTSSRLGNGEAGHRLGMDCQVQHQGKLVAACLSAFESSAENGYPPAQLIVAQWHATHVGGEKDAASWLLKASELGNRDAQYQLAQRYEQGNGVVIRRDLAERWYFRAATLGQAQAQLWMARHEDGENALNWYQKSASSGDAEAQLWLGKAYREGKRLPWDEQKARYWLERAATGGSGEADYLLSQKQTSHEKRDQYLVQASSAGYTRAQRDLGEQLFKANEFARAREEYAKAASAGDTGSRLAYGEMLRLGQGGKEDYVEAMKQYRLAANDGNRMAQYRMGMMRQDGLGASRNRIHAYAWYAMAATEGMSEAIHARNDLEATMQPDEIKAGQRLAMHWSSGKTE is encoded by the coding sequence ATGATGAAATACAAAAAACTATTGCTAGTCCTGTCGGCCTGTTGGCTGGCGTCTTGCCAGGCACCCGTCACATCGCTGCCTGAGTCGGAACTCGTGGCGTCAGCGAACCGAGGGAATGGTGAGGCGCAATATCATCTGGCGAAGACGCTAGCGGCGCGCGCGCAGTACACCGAGGCGATGCAGTGGATGCAAAAGGCATCTGGCCTGTCTGAACTCCCCGGTAATGCAGAAATGCGGGCTGCCGCTGCGCTTCAGGTGGGAGATTGGTATCAGGCCGGGTTAGGCGCACCAAAGAACAGCCCTTTTGCCCGCCGGTGGTGGACAACCTCTTCGCGTCTGGGAAATGGCGAAGCGGGGCATCGGCTTGGTATGGACTGTCAGGTTCAGCATCAGGGGAAATTGGTGGCGGCCTGCCTGAGTGCGTTTGAGTCTTCTGCGGAGAATGGCTATCCCCCGGCGCAACTGATTGTTGCCCAGTGGCACGCGACGCATGTAGGGGGGGAAAAAGATGCGGCATCGTGGTTGCTAAAAGCTTCCGAACTCGGTAACCGGGATGCGCAGTACCAACTGGCGCAGCGCTATGAACAAGGCAACGGTGTCGTTATCCGTCGCGATTTGGCTGAACGCTGGTACTTCCGCGCGGCGACGCTGGGGCAGGCACAGGCGCAACTGTGGATGGCCCGACATGAAGACGGCGAGAATGCGTTGAACTGGTATCAAAAATCTGCGTCATCAGGCGATGCTGAAGCACAGCTCTGGTTGGGCAAGGCATACCGTGAAGGTAAGCGCTTACCTTGGGATGAGCAGAAGGCGCGTTATTGGCTGGAGCGTGCCGCAACCGGAGGGTCGGGCGAGGCCGATTATTTGCTCAGCCAGAAACAGACAAGCCATGAAAAACGCGATCAATATTTGGTACAGGCTTCCTCTGCTGGCTATACCCGGGCGCAACGCGATCTGGGTGAACAGTTATTTAAAGCGAATGAATTCGCGCGCGCGCGTGAAGAATATGCTAAAGCGGCATCGGCGGGAGACACCGGATCCCGACTGGCCTACGGTGAGATGTTGCGGCTGGGACAAGGTGGGAAAGAGGACTATGTTGAGGCGATGAAGCAGTACCGCCTGGCTGCGAATGACGGCAACCGCATGGCTCAGTACCGTATGGGCATGATGCGTCAGGATGGGCTGGGAGCGTCCCGCAATCGTATTCATGCCTACGCTTGGTATGCTATGGCCGCGACGGAGGGGATGAGCGAAGCCATTCATGCTCGTAACGATCTGGAAGCGACAATGCAGCCGGATGAAATTAAAGCCGGACAGCGATTGGCGATGCATTGGTCGTCGGGTAAGACGGAGTAA
- a CDS encoding DUF4304 domain-containing protein, with translation MSGEIMNIKLINNFLTSNGFSKDNDVNFFRVNNGFLNCISFQRITTGDVFFINLGIHPIFDPKDTPSTFKREIDCYIRTRLSTDKRLSVELFNSSEGISFVINEIEEKAWHFFDLFSSTNDVFSCLSIDDIKNKNIPEKLNSVTVARLVSMCVNYHLFNNNVSMAHDFANYGVCVSGMAIGEKKKFKQILKNIEKYLLP, from the coding sequence ATGAGCGGTGAAATAATGAATATTAAATTAATAAATAACTTCCTTACTTCAAATGGGTTCTCTAAAGATAATGATGTTAATTTTTTTAGAGTGAATAATGGTTTTTTAAATTGCATTAGTTTTCAAAGAATAACTACAGGAGATGTCTTTTTTATAAACTTGGGCATTCATCCTATTTTTGACCCAAAAGACACCCCATCTACTTTTAAAAGAGAGATTGATTGTTATATTCGCACTCGTTTGTCTACGGATAAGAGGTTAAGTGTTGAGTTATTCAATTCGTCAGAAGGGATCTCATTCGTTATTAATGAAATAGAAGAGAAAGCCTGGCATTTTTTTGATCTTTTTAGTTCTACTAATGATGTATTCTCTTGTTTAAGTATCGATGATATTAAAAATAAAAATATTCCTGAGAAACTTAATTCTGTTACTGTTGCTCGATTAGTATCGATGTGTGTTAATTATCATCTTTTCAACAATAATGTAAGTATGGCTCATGATTTTGCAAACTATGGCGTATGTGTCTCAGGGATGGCTATAGGAGAAAAGAAAAAATTTAAACAGATTTTAAAAAATATTGAAAAATATTTATTACCTTAG
- the pvcA gene encoding L-tyrosine isonitrile synthase produces MDIINNELVSSLILSELIQYRRRFTHSTKSISEEEALVTQVQLPRIRAFVDENSRIELILPAFPVKSPSPYKVLGRKPDMAERLSLIFLNSLCQRIQLYYPPGAHIRICSDGHVFGDLIGTSDETINAYQHEIENLLHELGAAHLSVFNLKDVENMAALTDDYDYLRQRLVEDYAESEEEIKSQLMQSEEGLQLYRSITRFLYEDSLRPDYTGSNAALQKDAKKRACGVIQRSWAWGNLLAENFPDAIRLSIHPQPSDSLKLGIHMMPTKDDWLTPWHGVAANVNGQFVLMKNTDAQQLAGEVVEIRGTPSYYVVKQHDMA; encoded by the coding sequence TTGGATATAATAAACAATGAATTGGTTTCATCGCTAATACTAAGTGAGTTAATTCAATATCGGCGTAGATTCACTCACTCGACGAAATCGATTAGCGAAGAAGAGGCTTTAGTAACTCAGGTTCAATTGCCCAGAATCCGTGCTTTTGTTGATGAAAATAGCCGTATTGAACTTATTTTACCTGCGTTCCCTGTAAAATCTCCTAGCCCTTATAAGGTTCTGGGCAGAAAACCGGATATGGCAGAACGTTTGTCCCTGATATTCCTAAATTCATTATGCCAGCGCATTCAGCTTTATTACCCACCTGGTGCTCATATCCGTATTTGCTCCGATGGACATGTGTTTGGCGATCTGATTGGAACCAGTGACGAAACCATTAATGCCTACCAGCATGAGATTGAAAATTTACTGCATGAGCTGGGTGCTGCTCATCTCAGCGTTTTTAATCTTAAGGACGTAGAGAATATGGCAGCGCTCACCGATGATTACGATTATCTTCGCCAGCGGTTGGTTGAGGATTATGCCGAATCAGAAGAAGAGATTAAATCGCAACTCATGCAGAGCGAAGAAGGCTTGCAGCTTTATCGTTCAATCACCCGCTTTCTCTATGAAGATAGCCTGCGACCAGATTATACCGGCTCTAACGCGGCGTTACAGAAGGATGCCAAAAAACGTGCCTGTGGCGTTATTCAACGTAGCTGGGCGTGGGGCAACCTGCTTGCTGAAAATTTCCCAGACGCTATTCGTCTGTCTATTCACCCTCAACCGTCGGACAGCCTGAAACTGGGTATTCATATGATGCCCACCAAGGACGATTGGTTGACGCCCTGGCATGGTGTTGCCGCCAATGTTAATGGTCAGTTTGTGCTCATGAAGAATACCGATGCACAGCAGTTGGCGGGTGAGGTTGTGGAGATCCGCGGTACGCCGAGTTATTACGTCGTTAAGCAGCATGATATGGCGTAA
- a CDS encoding VasL domain-containing protein, with translation MQDAQQALKVGRDPRMLPEFDALRAEINKLSHASRPDVDWMLVHDMATTIFEKQGVDLQTAIYFTLARSRLAGLTGFTESCEFLANLIVTQWDNFWPPVHQERARIEMLDWFIARISEVVRQYAISHEHKRLVYRCERALQLMSEKLHNTGLSRIPRVENLLHFVEGYTHLFDETEIVIVSDDQELKKQDMQIPPMVFFHSDMEPGATVQSGGSSGSGQAALPAGSILIGREKGQMKPTVLKIEAHKKQKPAWFWFVSGLLTCALPVAAITGWQYWQEQKADALALLQQPAYALPTAPDHNDIRRVRIVLGEQKLQGMEGELINRYQAQLEQVKNASPFYLYQYGNGLKNVMQQLYPDSLAVKEMERQWQIALERQQGDEPKTLGYEQARVRVNDTLQQLLELERQRRTVTISYLKSKLYDMQKDLMSDVPFGIRLRELEARKIKSQSLTPAELRAMEDELRSFNIRLYRLQQGNSAS, from the coding sequence ATGCAAGATGCACAACAGGCCCTGAAAGTTGGCCGAGATCCACGGATGCTGCCGGAGTTTGACGCACTTCGGGCGGAAATTAACAAATTGAGTCATGCGTCTCGCCCTGATGTGGATTGGATGCTGGTGCACGATATGGCCACCACCATCTTTGAAAAGCAGGGCGTGGATCTTCAGACCGCGATCTACTTTACCCTGGCGCGTTCGCGTCTGGCTGGCTTGACGGGCTTCACGGAAAGCTGTGAATTTTTGGCGAACCTGATCGTGACACAGTGGGATAACTTCTGGCCACCGGTGCATCAGGAACGGGCGCGTATCGAGATGCTGGACTGGTTTATTGCCCGTATCAGCGAAGTCGTGCGGCAGTACGCCATCAGCCATGAGCATAAGCGACTGGTTTATCGTTGCGAACGTGCACTGCAACTGATGAGTGAAAAGCTGCACAACACGGGGTTAAGCCGTATTCCTCGCGTCGAGAATCTGCTGCACTTCGTCGAAGGTTATACGCATCTGTTTGATGAAACGGAAATTGTCATTGTGTCGGACGATCAGGAATTGAAAAAGCAGGATATGCAGATTCCCCCTATGGTGTTCTTTCATTCAGATATGGAGCCCGGGGCGACGGTACAGAGCGGGGGTTCATCGGGTTCAGGCCAGGCTGCATTGCCTGCGGGCAGCATTCTCATCGGACGGGAGAAAGGGCAAATGAAGCCGACGGTATTGAAAATTGAGGCGCATAAAAAACAGAAGCCAGCCTGGTTCTGGTTTGTTTCCGGGCTGCTGACCTGTGCCTTACCGGTTGCGGCCATTACGGGATGGCAGTATTGGCAAGAGCAAAAAGCCGATGCGTTGGCGCTACTGCAACAACCGGCGTATGCATTGCCCACGGCCCCTGACCATAATGACATTCGCCGGGTGCGTATTGTTCTGGGTGAGCAGAAATTGCAGGGCATGGAAGGTGAGCTGATCAACCGCTATCAGGCACAGTTGGAGCAGGTAAAAAATGCGTCACCGTTCTACCTCTATCAATACGGTAATGGATTGAAAAATGTGATGCAGCAACTCTACCCCGATTCGCTGGCGGTGAAGGAGATGGAGCGCCAATGGCAGATTGCGCTTGAACGTCAGCAGGGTGATGAGCCGAAAACGCTGGGTTACGAACAGGCGCGTGTCAGAGTCAACGATACCTTGCAGCAACTGCTGGAACTGGAGCGTCAGCGCCGGACGGTGACGATTTCCTACCTGAAATCAAAACTCTATGATATGCAAAAAGACCTGATGTCAGATGTTCCTTTCGGGATACGGCTGCGGGAACTTGAAGCGCGTAAAATCAAGAGCCAATCGCTAACGCCAGCGGAGTTGCGTGCGATGGAGGACGAACTGCGCTCCTTCAATATTCGTTTGTACCGTTTGCAGCAGGGTAATTCTGCCAGCTAA
- a CDS encoding glycosyltransferase produces MAHILMAAMATPGHVYPLLSIARYLVEQGNDVTLFSGALFREQAEAAGVGFIPFSDEIDFDYRHLEQHFPLRATLPPGNAQMALALKNFFAAPIPLLDRQLRGALEKTHADLLIIENCFYGVLPLLFSEPRLPVIAIGVTPLSYSTRDSVFYGPRIPPKLLPPDLSHEQLVDEETRGFLSDVQHVFNDVMVLAGGKPLEQPFMDALIGHCDRFLQLSTTELEYQRDDLPQSVRFIGPLSHHIAAERAPHWWASDDSRPLIIVSQGTLANVDLQQLIGPTLRALADLPVRVLATTGGRSVDVLQASLPENARVVSFLSYDDWLPKASIFITNGGYGSINSALKDGVPLIVAGVGEDKQESAARVVFAKCGISLQTSTPSEQQIRQSVIEILEDPGYLQRAKWIKADYSSHDAFALINAEVNALVSERRTA; encoded by the coding sequence ATGGCACATATTCTCATGGCGGCGATGGCAACGCCGGGGCATGTTTATCCTTTGCTGAGCATCGCTCGCTATTTGGTTGAGCAGGGAAACGATGTCACGTTGTTTAGCGGCGCGTTGTTCCGTGAGCAGGCAGAGGCGGCTGGGGTTGGTTTTATCCCTTTTAGCGATGAGATTGATTTCGACTACAGGCATCTTGAGCAGCACTTCCCTCTGCGCGCCACGCTGCCGCCGGGTAACGCGCAGATGGCTCTGGCGCTGAAGAATTTCTTTGCAGCACCGATTCCATTGCTGGATCGCCAATTGCGTGGCGCGCTGGAAAAGACCCATGCCGACCTGCTCATCATTGAAAATTGTTTTTATGGTGTCTTGCCGCTGTTGTTTTCTGAGCCGCGACTGCCAGTCATTGCGATAGGCGTGACGCCGTTGTCCTATTCGACGCGAGATTCTGTTTTCTATGGGCCTCGCATTCCACCTAAATTACTGCCGCCTGACCTGAGTCATGAACAACTGGTCGATGAAGAAACGAGGGGGTTCTTGAGCGACGTTCAGCACGTATTTAATGATGTGATGGTGCTGGCGGGAGGAAAGCCGCTTGAACAGCCTTTTATGGATGCGCTAATTGGTCATTGCGATCGTTTCTTGCAATTATCGACCACTGAGCTTGAGTATCAGCGGGATGATTTGCCACAGAGTGTGCGATTTATTGGTCCATTATCCCATCACATCGCAGCAGAGCGCGCTCCGCACTGGTGGGCATCAGACGACAGCCGGCCGCTTATTATCGTTTCACAAGGAACACTGGCGAATGTCGATCTCCAGCAGCTCATCGGGCCAACGCTGCGCGCCCTAGCAGATTTACCTGTCAGAGTGCTGGCGACTACGGGGGGACGGTCGGTTGATGTGCTACAAGCCTCATTACCGGAAAATGCCAGAGTGGTCAGTTTTCTTTCTTATGATGATTGGCTGCCAAAGGCGTCGATATTTATCACCAATGGTGGATATGGTTCGATTAATTCCGCGCTGAAAGATGGCGTTCCATTAATTGTGGCTGGTGTCGGGGAAGATAAACAGGAAAGTGCCGCGCGCGTGGTATTTGCTAAATGCGGGATTAGCTTACAAACCAGTACGCCGAGTGAACAACAGATTAGGCAGTCTGTCATCGAGATATTGGAGGACCCTGGCTATTTACAGCGTGCAAAGTGGATTAAGGCAGATTATTCAAGCCATGATGCATTTGCTCTGATTAACGCTGAAGTTAATGCGCTAGTCAGCGAAAGGAGGACGGCATAG
- a CDS encoding DUF7716 domain-containing protein — protein sequence MGQRNLREVLKDAENIDWHLALYLPKEVSAWNLDSLVMIEDPDDVDSDEPDEDPNVVKNAGYRYVMGIQSIQGIVNNAKLQLNNISDESLFTSFIFYFERDAFIEL from the coding sequence ATGGGGCAGAGAAATTTAAGAGAGGTATTAAAGGATGCCGAAAATATTGATTGGCATTTGGCTTTATATCTTCCCAAGGAGGTGTCAGCTTGGAATTTGGACTCATTAGTTATGATAGAAGACCCTGACGATGTAGACTCCGATGAGCCAGATGAAGATCCTAATGTGGTTAAAAATGCTGGATATAGATATGTCATGGGAATTCAATCAATACAAGGCATCGTTAATAATGCTAAACTCCAGTTGAATAATATTTCAGATGAGTCTTTATTTACAAGCTTTATATTCTACTTTGAGCGTGACGCTTTTATTGAATTGTAA
- a CDS encoding ankyrin repeat domain-containing protein, with amino-acid sequence MVNDIFQSVRDGLNEELLAMVNIDNINIVNEYNQNLLHEAVACGNFILINRFIELGIDVNHQDNNGQTPLHYAAQRRMEDVGETILMNKGDVLVADKYGNQPLWTAVFNARGDYGMVCLLLKYHAVPDHKNHYGKSPLDFSRQIKDAKIISILEG; translated from the coding sequence GTGGTTAATGATATTTTTCAATCTGTTAGGGACGGTTTGAATGAAGAATTACTTGCTATGGTTAATATTGATAACATAAATATAGTTAATGAATATAATCAAAATTTATTGCATGAGGCTGTTGCTTGTGGAAATTTTATCTTAATTAATCGATTTATTGAATTGGGGATTGATGTTAACCACCAGGATAATAATGGTCAGACGCCTTTACACTACGCGGCGCAACGCAGAATGGAGGATGTTGGTGAGACGATTTTAATGAATAAAGGCGATGTTTTAGTTGCTGATAAATATGGTAATCAGCCCCTTTGGACCGCAGTGTTTAATGCCCGGGGAGACTACGGTATGGTCTGTTTGTTATTGAAGTATCATGCGGTTCCAGATCATAAAAATCATTATGGAAAATCTCCATTGGATTTTTCAAGACAAATTAAAGATGCTAAAATTATATCAATACTTGAAGGGTGA